From one Catenuloplanes nepalensis genomic stretch:
- a CDS encoding serine/threonine protein kinase: MKPLLPGDPARIGRYELEGRLGAGGMGVVYLGRTPGGRPAAVKVISPGYLAQPEALTRFRREAETLRTVRSAYTAALIDAELTTAPYWMATEYIPGPTLAAAVAADGPMPAAAAVRMMAALAEGLAEIHAHGICHRDLKPQNVILSATGPQLIDFGVARGADDAGLTLSGTFMGTLGYTAPELMDDDELTPSADVFALGATTALAATGRRPFGGGAVERVALRVIQGDIDLEGVDAGLATLIRACVARDPAVRPSPDTIIDRCRDWLGSGGTPAPANPRTPSAGTPSAVPGTASAAGAVTASGATGAPGGAGDAAAWAAEFSRATGANPNAWAPSPAPGAAPEPAAAPQPPPPTFGPATVGDAVGGFGTAGGIGAAGGFGTANPAAGSTGNPASAGSTGSPGSASNPSSAGKPASAGSASNPASASSASNPASASNPASASNPASASNAASASNAASASNAASASNAASASNAASASNAASAGSGPAGIAEVADVGRSGDSPEVSGAKDKTGTATAGKPSGLDASAAPGTTRTFGATEFPISGRPSEPDASAAPGTTRTFGATEFPISGRPSEPDASATSGTTRPFGATGSPISGETFKTDASVTADTFRTSGAAASATSGGPSGPAAPDASVTPKARGAAGPGQAGDATGPGRTAGAGPTFSRPPAPGTPPKAGGGGDGAGPTVEAGREREDGDRGGRRTPVRLLILVGAAVAAVLLAAGGAVAVLNGGEKEVAPPVTDVAAASPLWSLGLPNTVPPVPTLPPSPGSSPTAAPVTSAPKPRPTTGAPSRTASAAPPAITTPTSADGRCIQMPADTNGGVRVSVAKCDGSTAQRWTFDANDRLRHTVGTVTRCLDVGANGGADIGYEVQLWDCNDGGAQRFVPKPNGTLQLLDSDRCLTILDTALLSTQPCTGRINQVWRMPARG; encoded by the coding sequence ATGAAACCGCTCCTGCCGGGAGACCCGGCCCGGATAGGTCGCTACGAGCTCGAAGGCCGCCTCGGCGCCGGCGGCATGGGCGTGGTCTACCTCGGGCGGACGCCCGGCGGCCGGCCCGCCGCGGTCAAGGTGATCAGTCCCGGTTACCTCGCGCAGCCGGAGGCGCTCACCCGCTTCCGCCGCGAGGCCGAGACGCTCCGCACCGTGCGCAGTGCGTATACGGCCGCGCTCATCGACGCGGAGCTGACCACCGCGCCGTACTGGATGGCCACGGAGTACATCCCCGGCCCCACGCTCGCGGCCGCGGTCGCGGCGGACGGACCGATGCCGGCGGCCGCGGCGGTGCGGATGATGGCCGCGCTGGCCGAGGGCCTGGCCGAGATCCACGCGCACGGCATCTGCCACCGCGACCTCAAGCCGCAGAACGTCATCCTGTCCGCGACCGGCCCACAGCTCATCGACTTCGGCGTGGCCCGCGGCGCGGACGACGCCGGCCTCACTCTGAGCGGCACGTTCATGGGCACGCTCGGCTACACCGCGCCGGAACTCATGGACGACGACGAGCTGACGCCGTCCGCGGACGTGTTCGCGCTCGGCGCCACCACCGCGCTCGCCGCGACCGGCCGCCGTCCCTTCGGCGGCGGCGCGGTCGAACGGGTCGCGCTCCGCGTCATCCAGGGCGACATCGACCTGGAGGGCGTCGACGCCGGCCTCGCCACGCTGATCCGCGCGTGCGTCGCCCGCGACCCGGCCGTCCGCCCCAGCCCGGACACGATCATCGACCGTTGCCGCGACTGGCTGGGCAGCGGCGGCACGCCCGCACCGGCAAACCCCCGAACCCCTTCCGCGGGTACGCCGTCAGCCGTCCCCGGCACGGCGAGTGCGGCCGGCGCGGTCACGGCTTCCGGCGCCACGGGTGCGCCCGGTGGTGCGGGCGACGCGGCAGCCTGGGCCGCCGAGTTCAGCCGGGCCACCGGCGCGAACCCGAACGCCTGGGCACCATCGCCCGCGCCGGGCGCCGCCCCCGAGCCGGCCGCCGCCCCGCAACCGCCGCCGCCCACGTTCGGCCCGGCCACCGTCGGCGACGCCGTCGGCGGGTTCGGCACGGCCGGTGGAATCGGCGCGGCCGGTGGATTCGGCACGGCCAACCCGGCCGCGGGCAGCACGGGCAACCCGGCCAGCGCAGGCAGCACGGGCAGTCCAGGCAGCGCGAGCAACCCGAGCAGCGCAGGCAAGCCGGCCAGCGCGGGCAGCGCGAGCAACCCGGCCAGCGCGAGCAGCGCGAGCAACCCGGCCAGCGCGAGCAACCCGGCCAGCGCGAGCAACCCGGCCAGCGCGAGCAACGCGGCCAGCGCGAGCAACGCGGCCAGCGCGAGCAACGCGGCCAGCGCGAGCAACGCGGCCAGCGCGAGCAACGCGGCCAGCGCGAGCAACGCGGCCAGCGCAGGCAGCGGTCCCGCCGGGATCGCGGAAGTGGCCGACGTCGGTAGGTCCGGGGATTCGCCCGAGGTCAGCGGTGCGAAGGACAAGACCGGGACCGCGACCGCGGGCAAACCATCCGGGCTGGACGCCTCTGCCGCACCGGGGACGACGAGAACCTTCGGCGCGACCGAATTCCCGATCTCCGGCAGACCGTCCGAACCGGACGCCTCCGCCGCACCGGGGACGACGAGAACCTTCGGCGCGACCGAATTCCCGATCTCCGGCAGACCGTCCGAACCGGACGCCTCCGCCACCTCGGGGACGACGAGACCCTTCGGCGCGACCGGATCCCCTATCTCGGGCGAGACGTTCAAAACGGATGCCTCCGTCACCGCGGATACGTTCAGGACCTCCGGCGCGGCCGCATCCGCGACGTCGGGCGGACCGTCTGGACCGGCCGCTCCCGATGCCTCGGTAACGCCGAAAGCCCGCGGCGCGGCCGGACCAGGGCAAGCGGGCGACGCGACAGGCCCCGGCCGGACGGCCGGGGCGGGACCGACGTTCAGCCGGCCGCCGGCACCGGGGACTCCGCCGAAGGCGGGCGGGGGTGGGGACGGCGCGGGTCCGACGGTGGAGGCCGGGCGGGAGCGCGAGGACGGCGATCGGGGTGGTCGGCGTACCCCCGTGAGGCTTCTGATTTTGGTGGGGGCCGCCGTGGCGGCGGTGTTGCTCGCGGCCGGTGGCGCGGTCGCGGTGCTCAACGGGGGCGAGAAGGAGGTCGCGCCGCCGGTGACCGACGTGGCCGCGGCGTCGCCGCTGTGGAGCCTCGGGTTGCCCAACACGGTGCCACCGGTGCCGACGCTGCCGCCGTCGCCGGGCTCGTCACCCACGGCGGCACCGGTCACGTCGGCGCCGAAGCCGAGGCCGACCACGGGCGCGCCGTCCCGGACCGCGTCGGCCGCACCCCCGGCGATCACCACGCCGACCAGCGCGGACGGCCGCTGCATCCAGATGCCGGCGGACACCAACGGCGGCGTCCGGGTGTCGGTGGCGAAGTGTGACGGCTCGACGGCGCAGCGCTGGACGTTCGACGCGAACGACCGGCTGCGGCACACGGTCGGCACGGTCACCCGCTGCCTCGACGTCGGCGCGAACGGCGGCGCGGACATCGGTTACGAGGTGCAGCTCTGGGACTGCAACGACGGCGGCGCCCAGCGATTCGTCCCGAAGCCGAACGGCACGCTCCAGCTCCTCGACAGCGACCGGTGCCTGACCATCCTGGACACCGCACTGCTGTCGACGCAGCCCTGCACCGGCAGGATCAACCAGGT
- a CDS encoding MBL fold metallo-hydrolase, producing MTELPICRTCGVQYGAASFDARSCAICADERQYTGWDGQRWTTLAGLSAAGHRGVVRPEPPGLWGVGVEPSVAIGQRALIVPGEGGNVLFDCVPYLDDRTVAAVHEHGGLAAIAISHPHFYGAMIEWSRAFGDIPVYVHAADRQWVKRHGNVRLWDGETLEILPGRTLIDCGVHFPGGTVLHWAGGSALCTGDIFTVVMDRRWVSFMYSYPNLIPERPSVITRALSLVEPFEFDTIYGGWWGRVVPSGAKAALSASAARYLSRLD from the coding sequence GTGACGGAGCTGCCGATCTGCCGCACCTGCGGGGTGCAGTACGGTGCCGCGAGCTTCGACGCGCGGAGCTGCGCCATCTGCGCGGACGAGCGGCAGTACACGGGCTGGGACGGGCAACGCTGGACCACGCTGGCCGGGCTCTCCGCGGCCGGACACCGCGGCGTGGTCCGCCCCGAGCCGCCCGGCCTGTGGGGCGTCGGCGTGGAGCCGTCCGTCGCGATCGGCCAGCGCGCGCTGATCGTCCCCGGCGAGGGCGGCAACGTGCTCTTCGACTGCGTGCCCTACCTGGACGATCGCACGGTCGCGGCCGTGCACGAGCACGGCGGGCTGGCCGCGATCGCGATCTCCCACCCGCACTTCTACGGCGCGATGATCGAGTGGAGCCGCGCGTTCGGCGACATCCCGGTGTACGTGCACGCGGCCGACCGGCAGTGGGTCAAACGCCACGGCAACGTGCGCCTCTGGGACGGCGAGACGCTGGAGATCCTGCCCGGCCGCACCCTGATCGACTGCGGCGTGCACTTCCCCGGCGGCACCGTGCTGCACTGGGCCGGCGGGTCCGCGCTGTGCACCGGCGACATCTTCACGGTCGTGATGGACCGGCGGTGGGTGAGCTTCATGTACTCGTACCCGAACCTGATCCCGGAGCGCCCGTCCGTCATCACACGGGCGTTGTCCCTGGTCGAGCCGTTCGAGTTCGACACCATCTACGGTGGATGGTGGGGCCGCGTGGTGCCCTCGGGCGCGAAGGCCGCGCTGTCCGCGTCCGCCGCGCGATACCTGAGCCGACTGGATTGA
- a CDS encoding GNAT family N-acetyltransferase, with protein sequence MEIRTATDADWPGIWPILRWVISTGEHFTWGPDTTEAWARGKWMTGRTIVAVDPDGTIVGTAYTMPNQPGHGAHVANAGFAVSPDHGGRGIGRALGERALVDATADGYRAMQFNAVVSTNAPAVKLWLSLGFEILATVPEAFKHPTGGYVGLHIMHRTL encoded by the coding sequence ATGGAGATCAGGACGGCGACCGACGCGGACTGGCCGGGCATCTGGCCGATCCTGCGCTGGGTCATCTCGACCGGCGAGCACTTCACCTGGGGCCCGGACACCACCGAGGCGTGGGCGCGCGGCAAGTGGATGACCGGCCGCACCATCGTCGCGGTCGACCCGGACGGCACGATCGTCGGCACCGCGTACACCATGCCGAACCAGCCCGGCCACGGCGCGCACGTCGCCAACGCGGGCTTCGCGGTCTCGCCGGACCACGGCGGGCGCGGCATCGGCCGGGCGCTCGGCGAGCGCGCGCTCGTGGACGCGACGGCCGACGGTTACCGCGCGATGCAGTTCAACGCGGTGGTGTCCACCAACGCGCCGGCCGTCAAGCTGTGGCTCTCGCTCGGCTTCGAGATCCTCGCGACCGTGCCGGAGGCCTTCAAGCACCCCACCGGGGGGTACGTCGGACTGCACATCATGCACCGCACTCTCTGA
- a CDS encoding putative protein N(5)-glutamine methyltransferase: MNDLVETLRAAGCVFAEDEARVLRESAGTPAELVAMTARRVAGEPLEHVVGAVEFAGRRWVVEPGVFVPRQRSELLVRTAAGASEERAVILDLCCGCGALGAATAAALPGSRLVAADIDPVAAACARRNVEPFGGRVFAGDLFAPLPADLRGTVTILLANVPYVPTDEVALMPPEARDHEPRFALDGGPDGLDLLRRVAAGAGDWLAPGGLLLTETGERQAPAAVAVLTGAGLTAEIVSDDDLGATAVVGRR, translated from the coding sequence GTGAACGACCTGGTGGAAACGTTGCGCGCGGCCGGCTGTGTGTTCGCCGAGGACGAGGCCCGGGTGCTGCGCGAGTCCGCGGGCACGCCGGCCGAGCTGGTCGCGATGACGGCCCGCCGGGTGGCCGGTGAGCCGCTGGAGCACGTGGTCGGCGCGGTGGAGTTCGCCGGCCGGCGGTGGGTGGTGGAGCCGGGCGTCTTCGTGCCTCGGCAGCGCAGTGAGCTGCTCGTCCGTACCGCTGCCGGCGCTTCTGAGGAAAGAGCCGTGATCCTGGACCTGTGCTGCGGGTGCGGTGCGCTCGGTGCCGCCACCGCGGCCGCGTTGCCCGGCTCGCGCCTGGTCGCGGCCGACATCGACCCGGTCGCCGCGGCCTGTGCCCGGCGCAACGTGGAGCCGTTCGGCGGGCGTGTGTTCGCCGGCGACCTGTTCGCTCCGCTGCCCGCGGACCTGCGCGGCACCGTGACGATCCTGCTGGCGAACGTGCCGTACGTGCCGACGGACGAGGTGGCGCTGATGCCGCCGGAGGCGCGCGACCACGAGCCGAGGTTCGCGCTGGACGGCGGCCCGGACGGCCTGGACCTGCTACGCCGGGTCGCGGCCGGGGCCGGTGACTGGCTGGCACCGGGCGGCCTGCTGCTGACCGAGACCGGCGAGCGGCAGGCGCCGGCCGCGGTCGCCGTCCTGACCGGCGCCGGCCTGACCGCGGAGATCGTCTCGGATGATGATCTTGGGGCTACCGCGGTCGTGGGCCGTCGATAG
- a CDS encoding diacylglycerol/lipid kinase family protein: protein MAKRSDVAVIAHARKTLGGGLDELRKLLTDEIHDELIWYEVPKSKKAPKKIRKALDQGAKRVFVWGGDGMVQRAVDTLAGTDATLSILPAGTANLFATNLGIPENLAEAVRIGLHGTERELDLGKINGEHFAVMAGAGFDGHLISEADSGAKDRMGKLAYVWTGLRHIQDDPSPTKITVDGNTWFEGEASCVLFGNVSTITGGIKAFDDAKPDDGWLEVGVATSQNAVEWARTLGRMALGRSDRSPFVQITRAKRIEVKFAQPTLYELDGGDRSTVRKLKAKVVPGAIRVRVP, encoded by the coding sequence ATGGCGAAACGGAGTGACGTGGCGGTGATCGCGCACGCGCGGAAGACGCTCGGCGGCGGGCTCGACGAGCTGCGCAAGCTGCTCACCGACGAGATCCACGACGAGCTGATCTGGTACGAGGTGCCGAAGAGCAAGAAGGCGCCGAAGAAGATCCGCAAGGCGCTCGACCAGGGCGCGAAGCGGGTCTTCGTCTGGGGCGGCGACGGCATGGTGCAGCGCGCGGTGGACACGCTGGCCGGCACGGACGCGACGCTGTCCATCCTCCCGGCCGGCACCGCGAACCTCTTCGCCACGAACCTCGGCATACCCGAGAACCTGGCCGAGGCGGTCCGGATCGGGCTGCACGGCACCGAGCGCGAGCTGGACCTGGGGAAGATCAACGGCGAGCACTTCGCGGTGATGGCCGGCGCCGGCTTCGACGGGCACCTGATCAGCGAGGCGGACAGCGGCGCCAAGGACCGGATGGGCAAGCTCGCCTACGTCTGGACCGGGCTGCGGCACATCCAGGACGACCCGTCGCCGACGAAGATCACGGTGGACGGCAACACCTGGTTCGAGGGCGAGGCCAGCTGCGTGCTGTTCGGCAACGTCAGCACGATCACCGGCGGCATCAAGGCGTTCGACGACGCGAAGCCGGACGACGGCTGGCTCGAGGTCGGCGTCGCCACCTCGCAGAACGCGGTCGAGTGGGCGCGCACGCTGGGCCGGATGGCGCTCGGCCGCTCCGACCGCTCGCCGTTCGTGCAGATCACCCGCGCGAAGCGGATCGAGGTGAAGTTCGCCCAGCCCACGCTCTACGAACTGGACGGCGGCGACCGGTCGACGGTCCGCAAGCTCAAGGCCAAGGTGGTGCCCGGCGCGATCCGGGTCCGCGTGCCGTAA
- a CDS encoding copper resistance CopC family protein, protein MDLRGTRWTLAVCAGLLAALAGASPALAHNSFTGSNPEDGATVEKAPKEIELRFLDAVDEDGTKITVTGPGGASGLDGEPRFDGKKVFAPLRVGRAGEYTVVYEIPSDDGHPVKGDFAFTLTEAAVAAAAPSPSAAPSSAAPSSAAPSATEAVPATDAPVLNPAASDSGDESTPWWPWAVGGVLLVIAIAGGTIAWGRRHGQAS, encoded by the coding sequence ATGGATCTCAGGGGCACACGCTGGACACTCGCGGTCTGTGCCGGGCTGCTGGCCGCGCTCGCCGGGGCGTCGCCCGCGCTCGCCCACAACTCGTTCACGGGCAGCAACCCGGAGGACGGCGCGACGGTCGAGAAGGCGCCGAAGGAGATCGAACTGCGCTTCCTGGACGCGGTCGACGAGGACGGCACGAAGATCACCGTCACCGGCCCGGGCGGCGCGTCCGGGCTGGACGGTGAACCGCGCTTCGACGGCAAGAAGGTCTTCGCGCCGTTGCGCGTGGGCCGCGCCGGTGAGTACACGGTCGTCTACGAGATCCCGTCCGACGACGGCCACCCGGTCAAGGGCGACTTCGCGTTCACGCTGACCGAGGCCGCCGTGGCCGCCGCCGCACCGAGCCCGTCCGCCGCGCCGTCGTCCGCCGCGCCGTCGTCCGCCGCGCCGTCCGCGACCGAGGCCGTGCCCGCCACGGACGCGCCGGTCCTGAACCCGGCCGCGTCGGACAGCGGCGACGAGAGCACGCCGTGGTGGCCCTGGGCGGTCGGCGGTGTGCTCCTGGTGATCGCGATCGCGGGCGGCACCATCGCCTGGGGACGCCGCCACGGCCAGGCCTCTTGA
- the gltX gene encoding glutamate--tRNA ligase, with the protein MTVRVRFAPSPTGMFHVGGARSALQNWIYAKQQGGVFVLRVEDTDAARNRPEWTEGILNALDWIGIRRGTYEGPHFQSANAEQHREAAKKLFDAGRAYYCDCTREDVQARNGSQHQGYDGFHRDRGLEPGEGRALRFRTPDEGATVVVDLVRGEPTFENKNLEDFVIARGDGSPVFLLANVVDDMIMGITHVIRAEEHLPNTPKQQLLWEALGVKPPVWAHVPVVVNEKRQKLSKRRDKVSLEQFRDEGYLADAMRNYLMLLGWAPSGDREIVPWSVIEDEFRLEEVNPSPAFFDEKKLRAFNGEYIRALSLDDFIAAVQPFLANGPWAAADFDPLVFAKVAELAQTRIALLSEINQNVDFLFLPEPPVDEAAWAKAMKEGAAEMLAAAITAYEAQEDWSPEPLKATLEAVGAERGLKLGKAQAPIRVAVTGRTVGLPLFESLEALGRDRTLTRLRAAHAKLTA; encoded by the coding sequence GTGACGGTACGTGTGCGATTCGCCCCCTCCCCCACTGGCATGTTCCACGTCGGCGGTGCCCGCTCGGCCCTGCAGAACTGGATCTACGCCAAGCAGCAGGGCGGCGTGTTCGTGCTGCGTGTCGAGGACACCGACGCGGCGCGCAACAGGCCGGAGTGGACCGAGGGCATCCTCAACGCGCTCGACTGGATCGGCATCCGGCGCGGCACCTACGAGGGCCCCCACTTCCAGTCGGCGAACGCGGAGCAGCACCGCGAGGCCGCGAAGAAGCTGTTCGACGCCGGCCGCGCCTACTACTGCGACTGCACCCGCGAGGACGTGCAGGCACGCAACGGCTCGCAGCACCAGGGCTACGACGGCTTCCACCGGGACAGGGGGCTGGAGCCGGGCGAGGGCCGCGCGCTGCGCTTCCGCACGCCGGACGAGGGCGCGACCGTGGTGGTCGACCTGGTCCGTGGCGAGCCCACGTTCGAGAACAAGAACCTGGAAGACTTCGTGATCGCGCGCGGCGACGGCTCGCCGGTCTTCCTGCTGGCCAACGTGGTCGACGACATGATCATGGGCATCACGCACGTGATCCGGGCCGAGGAGCACCTGCCGAACACGCCGAAGCAGCAGCTGCTGTGGGAGGCGCTGGGCGTGAAGCCGCCGGTCTGGGCACACGTCCCGGTCGTGGTCAACGAGAAGCGGCAGAAGCTCTCCAAGCGCCGCGACAAGGTCTCGCTGGAGCAGTTCCGCGACGAGGGCTACCTCGCGGACGCGATGCGCAACTACCTGATGCTGCTCGGCTGGGCGCCGTCCGGCGACCGGGAGATCGTGCCGTGGTCCGTGATCGAGGACGAGTTCCGGCTGGAGGAGGTCAACCCCTCCCCCGCGTTCTTCGACGAGAAGAAGCTGCGCGCGTTCAACGGTGAGTACATTCGGGCGCTCAGCCTGGACGACTTCATCGCGGCGGTCCAGCCGTTCCTGGCGAACGGGCCGTGGGCCGCGGCGGACTTCGACCCGCTGGTCTTCGCGAAGGTGGCGGAGCTGGCGCAGACCCGGATCGCGCTGCTCAGCGAGATCAACCAGAACGTGGACTTCCTGTTCCTGCCGGAGCCGCCGGTCGACGAGGCCGCGTGGGCGAAGGCGATGAAGGAGGGCGCTGCCGAAATGCTGGCCGCCGCGATCACCGCCTACGAGGCGCAGGAGGACTGGTCGCCGGAGCCGCTCAAGGCCACGCTGGAGGCGGTCGGCGCGGAGCGCGGGCTCAAGCTCGGCAAGGCACAGGCGCCGATCCGGGTGGCGGTCACCGGCCGCACCGTCGGCCTGCCGCTCTTCGAGTCGCTGGAGGCGCTCGGCCGCGACCGCACGCTCACCCGCCTCCGCGCGGCCCACGCCAAGCTCACCGCCTAG
- a CDS encoding DUF3592 domain-containing protein has product MPIPLVVLISLLAVAAVVAATAVVRYRAATVLLRTGRRVPGEIIETQRVRRDDGPDAFSPVVRFRTVTDHEVIARPGRWQTASAVSGSRLTVVYDESRPTRIAVDGAGFVATDTRALMRLGVQFAAAAAIAAVATAVFIAIR; this is encoded by the coding sequence GTGCCGATCCCGCTGGTCGTCCTGATCTCGCTGCTCGCGGTCGCTGCGGTCGTCGCCGCGACCGCTGTCGTCCGATACCGCGCCGCCACCGTGCTGCTGCGCACCGGGCGGCGCGTGCCCGGCGAGATCATCGAGACGCAGCGGGTGAGGCGCGACGACGGGCCGGACGCGTTCTCCCCGGTCGTCCGGTTCCGCACGGTCACCGACCACGAGGTGATCGCGCGTCCCGGCCGCTGGCAGACCGCTTCCGCGGTGTCGGGCAGCCGGCTCACGGTCGTCTACGACGAGTCTCGGCCGACCCGGATCGCGGTCGACGGCGCCGGCTTCGTCGCCACGGACACCCGCGCGCTCATGCGGCTCGGCGTCCAGTTCGCCGCAGCCGCTGCGATCGCGGCCGTCGCGACTGCGGTCTTCATCGCCATCCGGTGA
- a CDS encoding MFS transporter translates to MTTIDPTPTSLPVPLALAEPAVRVRRTWILLLFSANLGLWMAFFTPIQVLLPLQIERIAPAGKEAALAWVMAAGALAAIIANPLAGALSDRTCLRLGGRELGRRHAWTFGGTVLAAAGLLLLSRQQTLLGVVLCWAAVQTFLNAMLASLTAAVPDRVPVAQRAAVSGWVGIPQSLGLVVGAVLVTAVFTGTISGYTAVAVALLVLGLPFALRTADDPLPRGHRPPFSLRALTTGMWISPRRHPDFAWAWGTRFLVQLGNAFGTLYLLYFLTDGVGHPDPETGLLILILLYTAGMMATAVISGRLSDRSGRRKAFVIWSGVEMAVAALMLAIWPTWPAAVVAAVLLGGGYGVYLAVDAALITEVLPAATHRAKDLGVINIANAAPQVLGPLLSAPIVVHLGGYPTLYALTAVVTLLGSAFVLKIRSVR, encoded by the coding sequence CTGACCACCATCGATCCCACGCCCACGTCGCTCCCGGTCCCGCTCGCGCTGGCCGAGCCGGCCGTCCGCGTGCGCCGCACCTGGATCCTGCTGCTGTTCAGCGCGAACCTCGGCCTCTGGATGGCGTTCTTCACCCCGATCCAGGTGCTGCTGCCGCTGCAGATCGAGCGGATCGCCCCGGCCGGCAAGGAGGCCGCGCTCGCCTGGGTGATGGCGGCCGGCGCGCTCGCCGCGATCATCGCGAACCCGCTGGCCGGCGCGCTCTCCGACCGCACCTGCCTGCGCCTCGGCGGCCGCGAGCTGGGCCGCCGGCACGCGTGGACGTTCGGCGGCACCGTGCTCGCCGCGGCCGGCCTGCTGCTGCTGTCCCGGCAGCAGACGCTGCTCGGCGTGGTGCTCTGCTGGGCCGCCGTGCAGACCTTCCTGAACGCCATGCTGGCGTCGCTGACCGCGGCCGTCCCGGACCGCGTGCCGGTGGCGCAGCGCGCGGCCGTCTCCGGCTGGGTCGGCATCCCGCAGTCACTCGGCCTGGTCGTCGGCGCGGTGCTGGTCACCGCGGTCTTCACCGGCACCATCAGCGGCTACACCGCGGTCGCGGTCGCGCTGCTGGTCCTCGGCCTCCCGTTCGCGCTGCGCACCGCGGACGACCCACTGCCGCGCGGCCACCGCCCGCCGTTCTCGCTCCGCGCGCTCACCACCGGCATGTGGATCAGCCCGCGCCGGCACCCGGACTTCGCCTGGGCCTGGGGCACCCGCTTCCTGGTCCAGCTCGGCAACGCGTTCGGCACGCTCTACCTGCTCTACTTCCTGACCGACGGCGTCGGCCACCCGGACCCGGAGACCGGCCTGCTGATCCTGATCCTGCTCTACACCGCGGGCATGATGGCCACCGCCGTGATCTCCGGCCGCCTCTCCGACCGGTCCGGCCGCCGCAAGGCGTTCGTCATCTGGTCCGGCGTCGAGATGGCCGTGGCCGCGCTGATGCTCGCGATCTGGCCGACGTGGCCCGCCGCGGTCGTGGCCGCGGTGCTGCTCGGCGGCGGCTACGGCGTCTACCTGGCGGTCGACGCCGCGCTGATCACCGAGGTGCTGCCGGCCGCCACCCACCGCGCCAAGGACCTCGGTGTCATCAACATCGCGAACGCCGCACCCCAGGTCCTCGGGCCGCTGCTGTCCGCCCCCATCGTGGTGCACCTCGGCGGCTACCCCACGCTCTACGCCCTGACCGCGGTCGTCACGCTGCTCGGCAGCGCGTTCGTCCTCAAGATCCGCTCGGTCCGCTGA
- a CDS encoding SRPBCC family protein has translation MVVVERHGRVVAPAEAVWDVVRRAETLPRWLAGVTRCEQDGDGHGARRRMTGGTGAVVRARIIAYREPSLIAWRECADADAPGDPPPVPIARVSTELHVELCPDGTGTLIRLIWVHRPGGFWRGLAVRLFRTRRIAHDLDHSLAVLAAGRMRHLDDDGPQDQELAARVRREQHLASPPRAAHERRGQVLASPPRAAHERRDDDLAARMRRLDAGFAVRMRRDGDSAAGGADRGAGMPEPHEPGAS, from the coding sequence ATGGTCGTGGTGGAACGGCACGGCCGCGTCGTCGCGCCGGCCGAGGCGGTGTGGGACGTGGTCCGGCGCGCGGAGACGCTGCCGCGCTGGCTGGCCGGCGTCACCCGCTGCGAGCAGGACGGCGACGGCCACGGCGCCCGCCGCCGGATGACCGGCGGAACCGGCGCGGTGGTACGGGCACGGATCATCGCCTACCGCGAGCCCTCACTGATCGCCTGGCGGGAGTGCGCGGACGCGGACGCGCCCGGCGACCCGCCGCCGGTGCCGATCGCGCGGGTCAGCACGGAACTGCACGTGGAGCTGTGCCCGGACGGGACCGGCACGCTGATCCGGCTGATCTGGGTGCACCGGCCGGGCGGCTTCTGGCGCGGCCTTGCGGTGCGGTTGTTCCGCACGCGCCGGATCGCGCACGACCTGGACCACTCGCTGGCCGTGCTCGCGGCCGGCCGCATGCGCCACCTCGACGACGACGGACCTCAAGATCAAGAGCTTGCCGCGCGGGTACGCCGGGAGCAGCACCTCGCGTCGCCGCCGCGCGCCGCGCACGAGCGCCGGGGGCAGGTCCTCGCGTCGCCGCCGCGCGCCGCGCACGAGCGCCGGGACGACGACCTCGCGGCGCGGATGCGGCGGCTGGACGCGGGTTTCGCGGTGCGGATGCGCCGGGACGGGGACTCCGCCGCAGGCGGTGCGGATCGGGGCGCGGGGATGCCCGAACCGCACGAGCCCGGCGCCTCGTAA